One Ostrea edulis chromosome 2, xbOstEdul1.1, whole genome shotgun sequence genomic region harbors:
- the LOC125680047 gene encoding ankyrin repeat domain-containing protein 35-like produces MDLIAMKHFSIRTFGKDAPVLLRRKRLTSNGEVLETQDFADSVVIGHNIFRCVLNSDENALKTYLKSGKNPNIRTKHGNSLLHLAVEAGDTDIVEMLLCDDRCLIDTINDLGQTPLMYAITLNDLDLVKRLIKTGADVEVRDRTGKTSLLIALQDCNYDIADYLIKNGSDVNVTDALGHSAMFILINTLDKGCLRMASKLLKADYSLDKDKEWLKEEGLDIEISKTHNCISRVLRKVTCGVNLAESSKSTLSFFSNRQSSESNLHVMMIDRKRIETA; encoded by the exons ATGGATTTAATTGCTATGAAACATTTTTCTATAAGGACATTCGGAAAAGATGCACCAGTATTACTGAGACGAAAGCGGCTTACTTCAAATGGCGAAGTGCTTGAGACTCAAGATTTTGCGGACAGTGTTGTCATTGGACATAATATTTTTCGATGCGTTTTAAATAGCGATGAAAATGCTTTGAAAACTTATTTAAAATCTGGGAAGAACCCTAATATCCGAACTAAACACGGAAACTCCCTTCTTCACTTGGCAGTAGAGGCAGGGGACACGGATATTGTGGAGATGCTTTTATGCGAtg ATCGATGTCTAATTGATACCATCAACGATCTGGGACAAACCCCACTAATGTATGCCATAACACTCAACGACTTAGACTTGGTTAAGCGTTTAATTAAAACAG GTGCTGATGTAGAAGTTCGGGACAGAACGGGTAAAACATCCCTCTTAATCGCTCTACAAGACTGCAACTACGACATAGCTGACTACTTGATCAAAAATGGAAGCGACGTCAATGTTACAGATGCACTAGGACACAGTGCAATGTTCATTCTGATCAACACATTAGACAAGGGATGTTTACGAATGGCGTCGAAACTATTGAAAGCTG ACTACAGTTTGGATAAAGACAAAGAATGGTTGAAGGAGGAAGGCCTAGACATTGAAATAAGCAAGACCCACAACTGTATTAGCCGTGTCCTGCGCAAAGTCACGTGTGGCGTAAACCTGGCAGAGAGCAGCAAATCAACGTTgtcttt TTTCAGTAACCGCCAGTCGTCGGAGTCCAACCTTCATGTAATGATGATTGACAGAAAAAGAATTGAAACTGCATAA